CAGTGGGTTCCGTTCTTTTTTGCGCTGGTAATCTGTGCTTTATATTGTGCTGCTTTTTTTTCATAACAGATTCCATCAATTGACAACTTAAAAGCCCAGAGAGCATTAAAAATGCTCTCTGGGGAGTGTAGCTGTGTATTTTTTGAGGCGGTAAAAAGACTATTATATCCAATATTCATTGCTAAAGTAACCAGATGTTCCGTATTTATTTTAGGAAGGATATCATGGAAAAGCTGGTAATATCCGCTTTGTGTATCCTGAAGTTTTTCAGGCGTGATATGTAGAAGATACTTTTCCAAAGGACTGTCTGGTTTTTCTAAAAGCTGTTTTGTTAAAGTATGGATGGTCTGTGCCGGATCTTGTTTTAATGCTTTTATCTGTTTACGGATATAAGACTCCGCTAAAGTTTTAGATACAATATTTATGTTTTTACCTGCCATAAGATTCCATCCTCTCGTATGATTATTTTCCAAGTGCGGTTTTTTGTGTTACTGTATTGGTCTTGTCGTAGCAGGCAAAGGTATTTTCAATTAGTGCAGTGTCTGGTTTCTTTGTAAAAAGACTGACAACAGGTACAATGATTAATCCGGCGAGCATTGCAAATGCACCACAGTTAATCGGGGACTGCAATAATGTTGGAAAATGAGATCCTGCAACGAGATTCAGAACCATGATTATACACCCGAATATGAAAGATGTCCAGCAAGCTGCCTTTGTTGTTTTCTTCCAGTAGAGGGAGTAGAGGAACGGTGCAAGGAAAGAGCCTGCAAGTGCACCCCAGGAGATTCCCATTAACTGTGCGATAAATGTAACGGCGCTCTTGTACTGGATGATCGCGATGATTGCAGAAATTGCAATAAAGATGACAATAAGTACGCGGATACAAAATACTTGTTTTTTATCACTCATTTCTTTTACGATATTATCTTTGATCAGGTCGATTGTCAGTGTGGAACTTGAGGCAATGACCAAAGAAGATAAGGTAGACATTGAGGCGGATAATACAAGAATAACAACAAGAGCAATCAATAAAGGATGTAAGTTTTCAAGCATTGTCGGAATGATAGAGTCATATCCGTTAGCAGCAATATCGATTTTATCAGAGAAAAGACGGCCAAAGCCACCTAAGAAGTAACATCCTCCAGAAACAACTAATGCAAAAAAGGTAGAGATGATGGTTCCTTTTTTGATGGAATCTTCATTGTCAATTGCATAAAATTTCTGAACCATCTGTGGAAGTCCCCATGTACCAAGAGAAGTGAGGATTACAACAGAAAGCAGACTAAGTGGATCAGGTCCGAAGAAAGATCCAAAAATTCCAGGAGTGGAGGATACAGCCGGATCACTTATATGTCCAAGACCATCTAAAGCTGCCATAAATCCACCTTTGCTGTTAAGTACAGCAATGATAATAGCTGCAATTCCGGCAAGCATGATAATTCCCTGAATAAAGTCGTTGATTGC
This Anaerobutyricum hallii DNA region includes the following protein-coding sequences:
- a CDS encoding sodium:solute symporter family protein — its product is MKLLILIAYFIVLITIGFVCRQKATDVNGFVLGGRSVGPWLTAFAYGTSYFSAVVFVGYAGQFGWRFGIAATWAGIGNALIGSLLAWVILGRRTRIMTQHLDSATMPQFFGERFQSNSLKIAASIIIFIFLIPYTASLYNGLSRLFGMAFHIDYSVCIVLMAILTAIYVIAGGYMATAINDFIQGIIMLAGIAAIIIAVLNSKGGFMAALDGLGHISDPAVSSTPGIFGSFFGPDPLSLLSVVILTSLGTWGLPQMVQKFYAIDNEDSIKKGTIISTFFALVVSGGCYFLGGFGRLFSDKIDIAANGYDSIIPTMLENLHPLLIALVVILVLSASMSTLSSLVIASSSTLTIDLIKDNIVKEMSDKKQVFCIRVLIVIFIAISAIIAIIQYKSAVTFIAQLMGISWGALAGSFLAPFLYSLYWKKTTKAACWTSFIFGCIIMVLNLVAGSHFPTLLQSPINCGAFAMLAGLIIVPVVSLFTKKPDTALIENTFACYDKTNTVTQKTALGK